From the Sphingomonas suaedae genome, one window contains:
- the acs gene encoding acetate--CoA ligase, with protein sequence MAESIYPVPQQWAEGALIDAAGYQTMYRRSVEDPEGFWGEAAQRLDWIRPFTRVKDTSFDEADFGIAWFSDGTLNISANALDRHLAERGDTVAILWEADDPAEPHRAITYRELHADVCRFANLLKAQGIGRGDRVTLYLPMVPEAAVAMLACARIGAIHSIVFAGFSPDALAGRIRDCDSRIVLTADEGLRGGKRIPLKANVDAALTHCIGVERVIMLRRTGADVPMVEGRDIDWAEAANQSADCAPAEMNAEDPLFILYTSGSTGKPKGVLHTTGGYAVWTAMTHEYVFDYRPGQIYWCAADIGWVTGHSYVVYGPLMNGATSVMFEGVPNWPDPSRFWQVVDKFKVEIFYGAPTALRALMREGDDWVAKTDRSSLRLLGSVGEPINPEAWSWYHRVVGEGRCPIVDTWWQTETGGAMITPLPGATPLKPGSATKPFFGVQPALLDTDGKEIEGAGDGCLVIKDSWPGQMRTVWGDHDRFFQTYFTTFKGVYFTGDGCRRDEDGYYWITGRIDDVINVSGHRMGTAEIESALVAHHKVAEAAVVGMPHDIKGQGIYAFVTTNAEVTPDAALRAELIKWVRQEIGPIATPDVIQFAPALPKTRSGKIMRRILRKIGENDVGNLGDTSTLADPSVVDHLLANRPHLTEA encoded by the coding sequence ATGGCTGAGTCGATCTACCCGGTACCGCAGCAATGGGCCGAGGGGGCGTTGATCGACGCGGCGGGCTATCAGACGATGTACCGCCGCTCGGTCGAGGATCCCGAAGGCTTCTGGGGCGAGGCGGCGCAGCGGCTCGACTGGATCAGGCCGTTCACCCGGGTCAAGGACACCAGCTTCGACGAAGCCGATTTCGGCATCGCCTGGTTCTCCGACGGCACGCTCAACATCAGCGCCAACGCGCTCGACCGGCACCTCGCCGAACGCGGCGACACGGTCGCGATCCTGTGGGAGGCGGACGACCCCGCCGAGCCGCACCGCGCGATCACCTATCGCGAATTGCACGCCGATGTCTGCCGCTTCGCCAACCTGCTCAAGGCGCAGGGGATCGGACGTGGCGATCGGGTGACGCTGTATCTGCCGATGGTGCCCGAAGCGGCGGTGGCGATGCTCGCCTGTGCGCGGATCGGCGCGATCCACTCGATCGTGTTCGCCGGCTTCTCGCCCGATGCGCTCGCCGGACGGATCCGGGATTGCGACAGCCGTATCGTGCTGACCGCGGACGAAGGGCTGCGCGGTGGCAAGCGCATCCCGCTCAAGGCGAATGTCGATGCGGCGCTCACGCATTGCATCGGCGTCGAGCGGGTGATCATGCTCCGCCGCACCGGCGCGGATGTGCCGATGGTAGAGGGCCGCGACATCGACTGGGCAGAGGCTGCGAACCAGTCCGCCGACTGCGCGCCGGCCGAGATGAACGCGGAGGACCCGCTGTTCATCCTCTACACCTCGGGATCGACCGGAAAGCCCAAGGGCGTGCTCCACACCACCGGCGGCTATGCCGTGTGGACCGCGATGACGCATGAATATGTGTTCGATTACCGGCCGGGCCAGATCTACTGGTGCGCCGCCGATATCGGCTGGGTCACCGGGCACAGCTATGTCGTCTACGGCCCGCTGATGAACGGCGCGACGAGCGTGATGTTCGAAGGCGTGCCCAACTGGCCCGATCCCTCGCGCTTCTGGCAGGTGGTCGACAAGTTCAAGGTAGAGATCTTCTACGGCGCCCCCACCGCCTTGCGCGCATTGATGCGCGAGGGCGACGACTGGGTCGCGAAGACCGATCGCAGCTCGCTGCGCCTGCTCGGCAGCGTCGGCGAGCCGATCAACCCGGAGGCCTGGTCCTGGTATCACCGCGTGGTGGGCGAGGGGCGCTGCCCGATCGTCGACACCTGGTGGCAGACCGAGACCGGCGGCGCGATGATCACCCCGCTGCCCGGCGCGACGCCGCTCAAGCCCGGTTCCGCGACCAAGCCGTTCTTCGGCGTCCAGCCCGCGCTGCTCGATACCGACGGCAAGGAGATCGAGGGGGCGGGTGATGGCTGTCTGGTCATCAAGGACAGCTGGCCCGGCCAGATGCGCACCGTGTGGGGCGATCACGACCGCTTCTTCCAGACCTATTTCACCACCTTCAAGGGCGTCTATTTCACCGGTGACGGATGCCGCCGCGACGAAGACGGCTATTACTGGATCACCGGCCGCATCGACGACGTGATCAACGTGTCGGGCCACCGCATGGGCACGGCGGAGATCGAAAGCGCGCTGGTCGCGCATCACAAGGTCGCGGAGGCGGCAGTTGTGGGAATGCCCCACGACATCAAGGGGCAGGGCATCTACGCCTTCGTCACCACCAACGCCGAGGTGACGCCCGACGCCGCGCTGCGCGCCGAGCTGATCAAATGGGTGCGGCAGGAAATCGGCCCGATCGCCACGCCCGACGTGATCCAGTTCGCCCCCGCACTGCCCAAGACCCGATCGGGCAAGATCATGCGCCGCATCCTGCGCAAGATCGGCGAGAACGACGTCGGCAATCTCGGCGACACCTCGACGCTGGCCGATCCCTCGGTGGTCGACCATCTGCTCGCCAACCGGCCGCATCTGACGGAGGCGTGA
- a CDS encoding AbrB/MazE/SpoVT family DNA-binding domain-containing protein, translating to MNAPIDLRTVTNMTSKGQVLIPKDVRDRLGLQPGKPVQVGINDRGEAVVLPAPSEPTETPDERRARLMKVLAEVRARQSTGKATDEIMEFLRGDEPLP from the coding sequence ATGAACGCGCCGATCGATCTTCGCACCGTTACCAACATGACCAGCAAGGGTCAGGTGCTGATCCCCAAGGATGTGCGCGACCGTCTCGGCCTGCAGCCGGGCAAACCGGTGCAGGTGGGGATCAATGATCGCGGTGAGGCGGTGGTGCTGCCCGCGCCGTCCGAACCGACCGAAACGCCGGACGAGCGCCGCGCGCGGTTGATGAAGGTACTGGCGGAAGTCCGTGCCCGGCAAAGCACCGGAAAGGCGACCGACGAGATCATGGAGTTCCTGCGCGGCGACGAACCGCTGCCGTGA
- a CDS encoding SMI1/KNR4 family protein, whose protein sequence is MDRFIALWTHPDYAPDPVSEGELERAEDRLNTRLPTDYRTAVLQAGLPRPNIELLDAIVDRELDLRDVSEFLSPAELVSVTQDWRALGLPNDFIAFATDCMGNLFCFPIAAEAGEPAPVIFFNHDDGTVDVIAPSFALWIEEFCGVAPH, encoded by the coding sequence TTGGATCGCTTCATCGCGCTTTGGACACATCCGGATTATGCTCCCGATCCGGTTTCTGAAGGCGAGCTGGAACGCGCCGAGGATCGACTAAACACACGACTACCGACCGATTACCGCACCGCTGTTCTCCAAGCCGGACTGCCGCGCCCAAACATTGAACTACTCGATGCGATCGTTGATCGAGAGCTCGACCTTAGGGACGTGAGCGAGTTCCTCAGTCCGGCGGAGCTTGTGTCTGTCACTCAGGACTGGCGCGCTTTAGGTTTACCTAACGACTTTATTGCCTTCGCTACCGACTGCATGGGCAATCTATTCTGCTTTCCCATAGCTGCTGAAGCTGGGGAACCAGCCCCGGTCATCTTTTTTAATCATGACGACGGGACCGTGGACGTGATCGCTCCGTCATTCGCCCTATGGATCGAGGAGTTCTGCGGAGTGGCGCCGCATTGA
- a CDS encoding DUF4153 domain-containing protein → MTRIEGGDERWPLLPAILAALGLVTGLIAHWIIGTGYQAQIGAGRLALLSFVSVSAIVFGFVVIRADLIRSAAFALGCGAVAALILYFNGATSGWSSSEGWRLVCLALAIGIAAPLFQAGREGGFRPISYPLAHDHAWTNAVLWCLGWAFVVVVMLLSWLLAALFDLIGIELLSDLLRKEWFWRPLVGLAFGLGLALLREQRRIVGLLQTVAMLVLGVLAPVLAVGLGLFLIALPFTGLQPLWEATKSTTPILLACAVGALLLVNAVIGNGGDDAPRNRVLRWAALVLAVAILPLVVIAQVSTGLRIGQYGYTPERLWGLTFVVIATVVAVAYLVSVIRGRGAWAERVRSANLYLAMIVCGVALLLATPLVSFNAISTRDQVARLESGKVAPDKFDWRALAFDFGEPGRKALERFKASKNEAIRKGATEAATARYRWDAPDGTQAVREESLDKTLRILPAGTPLPAELRQAIAETWECRAERCTLAFLPGGKEAVLLAHSQFTSQSTPSDTPVAKMQVVGNARYGGTDAVRRYVIANGKWADAAEAAKSSTETASDVRAAAAGLDAGEIEVRPVQRRQVFVGGVPVGDPFE, encoded by the coding sequence ATGACGCGAATCGAGGGCGGGGACGAACGCTGGCCGCTGCTTCCGGCGATACTGGCGGCGCTGGGGCTGGTTACCGGGCTGATCGCGCACTGGATCATCGGCACGGGATATCAGGCGCAGATCGGCGCGGGGCGGCTGGCGCTGCTGAGTTTCGTCAGCGTCTCGGCGATCGTGTTCGGGTTCGTGGTGATCCGCGCCGACCTGATCCGGTCGGCGGCATTCGCGCTGGGATGCGGGGCGGTCGCGGCGCTGATCCTCTATTTCAACGGCGCGACATCGGGGTGGAGCTCGAGCGAGGGGTGGCGGCTCGTGTGCCTGGCCCTCGCCATCGGAATTGCCGCACCGCTGTTTCAGGCGGGGCGCGAGGGCGGGTTTCGGCCGATCTCCTATCCTTTGGCGCACGACCATGCCTGGACCAACGCGGTGCTGTGGTGCCTTGGCTGGGCGTTCGTCGTGGTCGTCATGCTGCTGTCCTGGCTGCTGGCCGCGCTGTTCGATCTGATCGGGATCGAGCTGCTTTCGGACCTGCTGCGGAAGGAGTGGTTCTGGCGACCGCTGGTCGGGTTGGCGTTCGGGCTGGGGCTGGCGCTGCTGCGCGAACAGCGGCGGATCGTTGGGTTGCTCCAGACTGTCGCGATGCTGGTGCTGGGCGTGCTCGCGCCGGTGCTGGCGGTGGGGCTGGGGCTGTTCCTGATCGCGCTGCCGTTCACCGGGTTGCAGCCGCTATGGGAGGCGACCAAGTCGACCACGCCGATCCTGCTGGCGTGCGCGGTCGGCGCGCTGCTGCTGGTGAATGCGGTGATCGGGAACGGCGGCGATGATGCGCCGCGCAACCGCGTGCTGCGCTGGGCGGCGCTGGTGCTGGCGGTGGCGATCCTGCCGCTGGTGGTGATCGCGCAGGTCTCAACGGGGCTGCGCATTGGGCAATATGGTTATACGCCGGAGCGGCTCTGGGGGCTGACCTTCGTCGTCATCGCAACGGTGGTGGCGGTGGCGTATCTGGTCAGCGTGATCCGCGGGCGCGGCGCGTGGGCGGAGCGGGTGCGGTCGGCCAACCTGTATCTGGCGATGATCGTGTGCGGCGTCGCACTGCTGCTGGCGACGCCGCTGGTGAGCTTCAACGCGATTTCGACCCGCGACCAGGTCGCGCGGCTGGAGTCGGGGAAGGTTGCACCGGACAAGTTCGACTGGCGCGCCTTGGCGTTTGACTTCGGTGAGCCGGGTCGAAAGGCATTGGAGCGCTTTAAAGCGTCGAAGAACGAGGCGATCCGCAAGGGGGCGACCGAAGCGGCAACCGCCAGGTATCGCTGGGATGCGCCGGACGGAACACAGGCGGTTCGGGAAGAGTCGCTCGACAAGACGCTTCGCATCCTGCCGGCGGGAACGCCGCTGCCTGCGGAACTGCGTCAAGCGATTGCGGAAACCTGGGAGTGCCGAGCCGAACGTTGCACGCTGGCCTTCCTGCCGGGAGGCAAGGAGGCGGTGCTCCTCGCTCACTCGCAGTTCACCAGCCAATCTACGCCCAGCGATACGCCCGTCGCCAAGATGCAAGTAGTGGGGAATGCGCGCTACGGGGGCACCGATGCGGTGCGGCGATATGTGATTGCGAACGGAAAATGGGCTGATGCGGCCGAAGCTGCGAAATCTTCAACAGAGACCGCATCGGATGTGCGTGCAGCGGCCGCCGGGCTTGACGCGGGCGAAATCGAGGTCCGCCCGGTCCAGCGCCGCCAGGTCTTCGTCGGCGGCGTGCCGGTCGGCGATCCGTTCGAATAA
- the gatC gene encoding Asp-tRNA(Asn)/Glu-tRNA(Gln) amidotransferase subunit GatC has translation MSVDTATVKKVASLARIAISDADAERLAPELNNILGWIEQLGEVDTSSVEPMTAVIPNTLRLRDDVVNDGDMRDAVLANAPLAEHGFFTVPKVIE, from the coding sequence ATGTCCGTAGATACCGCCACCGTGAAGAAGGTCGCGAGCCTTGCGCGCATCGCGATCAGCGATGCCGACGCCGAGCGGCTCGCGCCTGAGCTCAACAACATCCTCGGCTGGATCGAGCAGCTGGGGGAGGTCGATACCTCGTCCGTCGAGCCGATGACCGCCGTGATCCCCAACACGCTGCGCCTGCGCGACGACGTCGTGAACGACGGCGACATGCGCGACGCGGTGCTGGCCAATGCGCCGCTTGCCGAGCATGGCTTTTTCACCGTGCCCAAGGTGATCGAATAA
- a CDS encoding FAD-dependent oxidoreductase: MRHIAVIGSGPAGYYTAEACQKQFGEDVRVDIIDRLPVPFGLIRSGVAPDHQSIKGVSRRYEAVALTDTVRFVGNVTVGSDVTIPELMDLYDAVVLATGAPSDRPLEVPGADLPGVTGSAAFVGWYNGHPDFADLAPPLEGPGAVVIGNGNVALDVARILAKTRAEFAGSDIVSHALDALTGSGIETITLLGRRGPHQIAMTPKELGELGELQRAAPVVDAADFPPDLDDALLEPGLRKSVTHLRNFAAASVDKPVHIVFDFFAMPLRIEGEGRVERVIVERTRLDERGAAVGTGETYAIPAGLVVSCIGYRTPRIEGVPYDDRAGRFANDEGRVLPGLYAVGWARRGPTGTIGTNRPDGFAIAEKIAEDIPHGTGKGGRPALDALLASRNVDVVTFRDWQKIDAAEIAAARADSPREKFTSVTEMLDARGA, translated from the coding sequence ATGCGGCATATCGCGGTGATCGGATCGGGGCCGGCGGGCTATTACACCGCAGAAGCGTGCCAGAAGCAGTTCGGGGAGGATGTCCGGGTCGATATTATCGATCGCCTGCCCGTCCCTTTCGGCCTGATCCGCAGCGGCGTAGCGCCCGATCATCAGTCGATCAAAGGGGTCTCGCGCCGGTACGAGGCGGTGGCGCTGACCGACACGGTCCGCTTCGTCGGTAATGTAACGGTGGGCAGCGACGTCACCATCCCCGAACTGATGGACCTTTATGACGCCGTGGTGCTGGCGACCGGCGCCCCCTCCGACCGGCCGCTGGAGGTTCCAGGCGCCGACCTGCCCGGCGTCACCGGCTCCGCCGCATTCGTCGGCTGGTATAACGGCCATCCCGACTTCGCCGACCTCGCCCCGCCGCTCGAAGGACCCGGTGCAGTGGTGATCGGCAACGGCAATGTCGCGCTCGACGTCGCGCGCATCCTCGCCAAGACGCGCGCCGAGTTCGCCGGATCGGACATCGTCAGCCACGCGCTCGACGCGCTGACGGGATCGGGGATTGAGACGATCACCCTGCTCGGCCGCCGCGGTCCGCATCAGATCGCGATGACGCCCAAGGAGCTTGGCGAACTCGGCGAGCTCCAGCGCGCCGCCCCGGTGGTCGATGCCGCCGATTTCCCCCCCGATCTCGACGATGCTTTGCTCGAGCCCGGCCTGCGCAAATCGGTGACGCATCTGCGCAACTTCGCCGCCGCCAGCGTCGACAAGCCGGTGCACATCGTCTTCGACTTCTTCGCCATGCCGCTGCGGATCGAGGGGGAGGGCCGCGTCGAGCGGGTGATCGTCGAGCGCACCCGGCTGGACGAGCGCGGCGCGGCGGTTGGGACGGGCGAAACCTATGCGATCCCGGCGGGCCTCGTCGTCTCATGCATCGGATACCGCACCCCCCGGATCGAGGGGGTGCCCTATGACGACCGCGCCGGTCGCTTCGCCAATGACGAAGGGCGCGTGCTGCCGGGCCTCTATGCCGTCGGCTGGGCGCGGCGCGGCCCCACCGGCACGATCGGCACCAACCGCCCCGACGGCTTCGCCATCGCCGAAAAGATCGCCGAAGATATCCCGCACGGCACCGGCAAGGGCGGTCGTCCCGCGCTCGATGCGCTGCTCGCATCGCGAAATGTCGATGTCGTCACCTTCCGCGACTGGCAAAAGATCGACGCGGCCGAAATCGCCGCCGCCCGCGCCGATTCCCCGCGTGAGAAGTTTACCAGCGTGACCGAAATGCTCGACGCGCGCGGGGCATAA
- a CDS encoding type II toxin-antitoxin system VapC family toxin — MIFLDSNAVIDLMNQPSSVDRGWAARLFDRYANDVGLGANLIVVSEVAVGVQQPNALVDDMGQLGIEILDLTPPVALRAAAAFREYRRRGGPRSTILPDFLIGAHATVLGATLMTRDQRLASYFPELTFLTPETEHG; from the coding sequence GTGATTTTTCTGGACAGCAATGCCGTGATCGATCTGATGAACCAGCCCTCCTCGGTGGACCGGGGCTGGGCCGCGCGTCTGTTCGATCGCTATGCCAATGACGTCGGACTTGGCGCTAATCTGATCGTCGTGTCAGAAGTCGCGGTCGGCGTGCAGCAACCCAACGCGCTGGTCGATGACATGGGCCAGCTTGGCATTGAAATCCTCGACCTCACCCCGCCCGTGGCGCTGCGCGCCGCCGCCGCGTTTCGCGAATATCGCCGTCGCGGTGGTCCGCGTTCGACAATCTTGCCGGATTTCCTTATCGGCGCGCATGCAACGGTGTTGGGCGCGACGTTGATGACGCGCGACCAGCGGCTGGCATCCTATTTTCCGGAACTGACCTTCCTTACACCAGAGACCGAACATGGCTGA
- the gatB gene encoding Asp-tRNA(Asn)/Glu-tRNA(Gln) amidotransferase subunit GatB — MADATAYRIKGETGEWEVVIGLEVHAQVTSNAKLFSGAATAFGAEPNTQVSLVDAAMPGMLPVPNRECIRQAVRTGMAIDAKINKWSRFDRKNYFADLPQGYQISQLYHPLVGEGAVEIDVDGETKVIGVERIHVEQDAGKLMHDQHPRLSYVDLNRSGVALMEIVSKPDMRSPAEAGAYLAKLRSILRYVGSCDGNMDQGSMRADVNVSVRKPGAEFGTRTETKNVNSVRFVMQTVEIEAKRQIEVLESGGTIVQETRLFDPDRGETRSMRSKEDAHDYRYFPDPDLLPLELDDAFLDDCRKSLPELPDAKRARYVALGITPYNAGVLTAEVESARYFDALLEAGAKGPAAANWVTSELFGALNRLGKDIEHSPVSPAQAAELLGLVADGTLSGSLAKQVFEIMLETGDDPAKIVEERGLKQTSDTGAIEAEIAKVLEANADKVADYRGGKDKLFGFFVGQTMKAMAGKANPGVVNDLLRKALDG; from the coding sequence ATGGCTGACGCAACTGCATACCGCATCAAAGGCGAAACCGGTGAGTGGGAGGTCGTGATCGGCCTGGAGGTCCATGCGCAGGTCACGTCCAACGCCAAGCTGTTCTCGGGCGCGGCGACCGCGTTCGGGGCGGAGCCGAATACGCAGGTCTCCCTGGTCGACGCCGCGATGCCGGGGATGCTGCCGGTTCCGAACCGCGAGTGCATCCGCCAGGCGGTGCGCACCGGCATGGCGATTGATGCGAAAATCAACAAATGGTCGCGCTTCGACCGCAAGAACTACTTCGCCGATCTGCCGCAGGGCTATCAGATCAGCCAGCTCTACCACCCGCTGGTCGGCGAGGGCGCGGTCGAGATCGACGTGGACGGCGAGACCAAGGTTATCGGCGTCGAGCGTATCCATGTCGAGCAGGATGCCGGCAAGCTGATGCACGACCAGCATCCGCGCCTGTCCTATGTGGACCTCAACCGCAGCGGCGTTGCGCTGATGGAGATCGTGTCCAAGCCCGACATGCGCTCGCCCGCCGAAGCCGGGGCGTATCTCGCCAAGCTGCGCTCGATCCTGCGCTATGTCGGCTCGTGCGACGGCAATATGGACCAGGGATCGATGCGCGCCGACGTGAACGTCAGCGTGCGCAAGCCCGGCGCGGAGTTCGGCACGCGGACCGAGACCAAGAACGTCAACTCGGTCCGCTTCGTCATGCAGACGGTGGAGATCGAGGCGAAGCGCCAGATCGAGGTGCTGGAGAGCGGCGGCACGATCGTGCAGGAAACCCGCCTGTTCGACCCGGATCGCGGCGAGACGCGGTCGATGCGGTCGAAGGAAGATGCGCATGATTACCGCTACTTCCCCGATCCCGACCTGCTCCCGCTGGAGCTGGACGACGCCTTCCTCGACGATTGCCGCAAGTCGCTGCCAGAACTGCCCGATGCCAAGCGGGCGCGCTACGTCGCGCTCGGCATTACTCCCTATAATGCGGGCGTGCTGACCGCCGAAGTCGAATCCGCGCGCTATTTCGATGCGCTGCTGGAGGCCGGGGCGAAGGGGCCGGCGGCGGCGAACTGGGTGACGTCGGAACTGTTCGGCGCGCTCAATCGGCTCGGCAAGGATATCGAGCACAGCCCGGTTTCGCCCGCTCAGGCGGCTGAGCTGCTGGGCCTGGTCGCCGACGGTACGTTGTCCGGCAGCCTCGCCAAGCAGGTGTTCGAGATCATGCTGGAGACAGGCGACGATCCTGCAAAGATCGTCGAGGAGCGCGGACTCAAGCAGACCTCCGATACCGGCGCGATCGAGGCGGAAATCGCCAAGGTGCTGGAGGCGAATGCCGACAAGGTCGCCGATTATCGCGGCGGGAAGGACAAATTGTTCGGCTTCTTCGTCGGCCAGACGATGAAGGCGATGGCGGGCAAGGCCAATCCCGGCGTGGTCAACGACCTGCTCAGAAAGGCGCTGGACGGCTAG
- the gatA gene encoding Asp-tRNA(Asn)/Glu-tRNA(Gln) amidotransferase subunit GatA, with protein sequence MTDVTTLGVAALRDGIRTGEFSAKEVADAFIVKVSAAKALNAFIVETPEHALAAAREADAARAAGETLKPLAGVPIGMKDLFCTKGVQTTAASHMLEGFKPVYESTVSQKLWDAGAGMLGKLNLDQFAMGSSNETSYFGNVISPWRRKDGGNAPLAPGGSSGGSSSAIAARLCPAATGTDTGGSIRQPAAFTGISGIKPTYGRCSRWGVVAFASSLDQAGPMARDVRDCAIMLEAMAGFDAKDATSLKLDVPNWEQGLNPDLRGKKVGIPKEYRVDGMPSEIEALWQQGIDWLKDAGAEIVEVSLPHTKYALPAYYIIAPAEASSNLARYDGVRYGQRDLPDGAGLQDMYAATRAAGFGPEVQRRILIGTYVLSAGYYDAYYTQAQKVRTLIARDFERAWLHCDLLLTPTAPSAAFALGEKSADPLAMYLNDVFTVPSSLAGIPAMSVPGGLDKDGLPLGLQIIGKPLDEQGVLNASLAIEQRAGFTARPEQWW encoded by the coding sequence ATGACCGACGTCACCACTCTCGGCGTCGCCGCGCTGCGTGACGGCATCCGCACCGGCGAGTTTTCGGCCAAGGAAGTCGCCGACGCCTTCATCGTCAAGGTGAGCGCGGCCAAGGCGCTCAACGCCTTCATCGTCGAAACGCCCGAACATGCGCTGGCCGCCGCGCGTGAAGCCGATGCCGCGCGCGCCGCTGGCGAAACGCTGAAGCCCTTGGCCGGCGTGCCGATCGGCATGAAGGACCTGTTCTGCACCAAGGGCGTGCAGACCACCGCCGCCAGCCATATGCTGGAGGGGTTCAAGCCGGTCTATGAATCGACCGTCTCGCAGAAATTGTGGGACGCGGGCGCGGGGATGCTGGGCAAGCTGAACCTCGACCAGTTCGCGATGGGGTCGTCGAACGAGACCAGCTATTTCGGCAATGTGATCAGCCCGTGGCGGCGCAAGGATGGCGGCAATGCCCCGCTCGCACCCGGCGGTTCGTCGGGCGGTTCGTCCTCGGCGATCGCGGCGCGGCTGTGCCCGGCGGCGACCGGCACCGATACCGGCGGATCGATCCGCCAGCCTGCGGCATTCACCGGCATTTCGGGCATCAAGCCGACCTATGGCCGCTGCTCGCGCTGGGGCGTGGTGGCGTTCGCCTCGTCGCTCGACCAGGCGGGGCCGATGGCGCGCGACGTGCGCGACTGCGCGATCATGCTGGAGGCGATGGCGGGCTTCGACGCCAAGGACGCGACCTCGCTCAAGCTCGACGTGCCCAACTGGGAGCAGGGGCTGAACCCCGACCTGCGCGGCAAGAAGGTCGGCATCCCCAAAGAATATCGCGTCGACGGCATGCCGAGCGAGATCGAGGCGCTGTGGCAGCAGGGCATCGACTGGCTGAAGGATGCAGGCGCGGAGATCGTCGAGGTCTCGCTTCCGCACACGAAATACGCGCTGCCAGCTTACTACATCATCGCCCCGGCGGAGGCGTCGTCCAACCTCGCCCGCTATGATGGCGTGCGCTATGGCCAGCGCGACCTGCCCGATGGGGCGGGGTTGCAGGACATGTACGCCGCGACCCGCGCCGCGGGCTTCGGCCCGGAGGTGCAGCGCCGCATCCTGATCGGCACCTATGTGCTCTCGGCGGGCTATTACGACGCCTATTACACCCAGGCGCAGAAGGTCCGCACGCTGATCGCGCGCGACTTCGAGCGGGCATGGCTGCACTGCGACCTGCTGCTGACCCCGACCGCGCCGAGCGCCGCATTCGCGCTGGGCGAGAAATCGGCCGATCCGCTGGCGATGTATTTGAACGACGTGTTCACCGTGCCGTCCTCGCTGGCAGGCATCCCCGCGATGTCGGTGCCCGGCGGGCTGGACAAGGACGGGCTGCCGCTCGGCCTGCAGATCATCGGCAAGCCGCTCGACGAGCAGGGCGTGCTGAACGCGAGCCTCGCGATCGAGCAGCGCGCGGGATTCACGGCGCGGCCGGAGCAGTGGTGGTGA